A stretch of the Photobacterium sp. CCB-ST2H9 genome encodes the following:
- a CDS encoding transcriptional regulator GcvA — protein MSRRLPPLNSLKVFEAAARHLSFTRAAEELFVTQAAVSHQIKALEEFLGLKLFRRRNRSLLLTEEGQSYFLDLKDIFSAISDATDKVLERGSKGALTISLSPSFAIQWLVPRLSDFNQLHPDVDVRIKAVDLDEGSLTDDVDVAIYYGRGNWPGLRCDKLYQEFLVPVCSPMLLSGPKALNTLADLQFHTLLHDSSRKEWKNYVREFEIPGTNVNQGPIFSHSTMVLQAAIHSQGIALANNVLAQPELEAGRLVCPFDEALMSKNAFYLVCQEKQAETGRIQIFRDWVLEKARKEQEEGPLPQPEVPVEEALA, from the coding sequence ATGTCGAGAAGACTTCCCCCTCTGAATTCGCTCAAGGTATTTGAGGCAGCAGCCCGTCACTTGAGTTTCACGCGCGCTGCGGAAGAATTGTTTGTGACACAGGCGGCGGTCAGCCACCAAATTAAGGCGCTGGAGGAATTTCTGGGCCTGAAACTGTTTCGTCGCCGGAACCGTTCTTTATTGCTGACGGAGGAAGGGCAGAGTTATTTTCTCGACTTGAAAGACATCTTCAGTGCGATATCAGATGCGACAGATAAAGTTTTGGAACGCGGTTCAAAAGGTGCGCTGACCATTAGTTTATCTCCCAGTTTTGCGATCCAGTGGCTGGTGCCCCGCTTAAGCGATTTTAACCAGCTGCACCCGGATGTTGATGTCCGGATTAAAGCCGTCGACCTGGATGAAGGCTCGCTGACCGATGATGTGGATGTGGCGATTTATTATGGCCGGGGGAACTGGCCGGGTCTGCGCTGCGACAAACTGTATCAGGAGTTTCTGGTCCCTGTGTGTTCCCCGATGCTGCTCAGTGGGCCGAAAGCACTGAATACACTGGCGGATTTGCAGTTTCACACACTGTTGCATGACAGTTCCCGGAAAGAGTGGAAGAACTATGTTCGTGAGTTTGAGATCCCGGGCACCAATGTAAATCAGGGGCCGATTTTCAGTCACTCGACCATGGTACTGCAGGCAGCTATCCACAGTCAGGGGATCGCGCTGGCGAACAATGTTCTGGCTCAGCCTGAGCTGGAAGCCGGACGTCTGGTGTGTCCGTTTGATGAAGCATTGATGAGCAAAAATGCCTTCTATCTGGTCTGTCAGGAGAAACAGGCAGAAACCGGCCGGATCCAGATTTTCCGTGACTGGGTGCTGGAGAAGGCGCGCAAAGAACAGGAAGAAGGGCCGCTGCCGCAGCCAGAGGTTCCGGTCGAAGAAGCCCTTGCCTGA
- the csdE gene encoding cysteine desulfurase sulfur acceptor subunit CsdE produces the protein MTTVHFPSHPFGTAILTDDIVASMANAGGWEDRYRQVIQLGKQLPALPDALKEDEVKVSGCESQVWLVKRCENGRYHFAADSDARIVKGLICLVLAAYEGKSAEQILGFDIDAYFEQLGLLAHLSPSRSNGLKAIVEEIRMYVSR, from the coding sequence ATGACAACCGTTCATTTTCCTTCCCACCCGTTTGGTACCGCCATCTTAACCGACGACATTGTTGCCAGTATGGCCAACGCCGGTGGCTGGGAAGACAGATACCGTCAGGTGATTCAGCTGGGAAAACAGCTCCCCGCCCTGCCGGATGCGCTCAAAGAAGACGAAGTGAAAGTCAGTGGCTGTGAGAGCCAGGTGTGGTTAGTGAAGCGCTGTGAAAACGGCCGGTACCACTTTGCGGCAGATTCTGATGCCCGAATTGTGAAAGGACTGATCTGCCTGGTGCTTGCAGCCTATGAAGGAAAAAGCGCTGAGCAAATCCTGGGGTTTGATATTGATGCTTACTTTGAGCAACTGGGTCTGCTGGCTCATTTAAGCCCGTCACGCAGTAACGGGCTGAAGGCCATTGTGGAAGAAATCCGGATGTACGTCAGTCGCTAA
- a CDS encoding alpha/beta fold hydrolase, with protein MSYLINTPENGQFDTTFLFAHGAGAGMDHEFMTAIAEGLAEKGIRVVRFDFPYMVKRREDGKKRPPDRQPKLLADFQRHIEHFAEEGPLVIGGKSMGGRMASLMVTEVADEAPDAANCREKVLGVACLGFPFHPPGKPENFRGEHLKTIEVPTLILQGERDTFGTRSEVEGWTYAESVTLSFLPDGDHSLKPRKASGHTEAGNRLMAVESLADFIRQCVSRI; from the coding sequence GTGTCATACCTGATCAATACACCGGAAAACGGCCAGTTCGATACCACCTTTTTGTTCGCACACGGTGCGGGGGCGGGCATGGATCATGAATTTATGACGGCGATTGCCGAAGGGCTGGCCGAAAAAGGCATTCGTGTGGTGCGTTTTGATTTTCCCTATATGGTGAAGCGTCGTGAAGACGGCAAGAAACGTCCGCCGGACCGGCAGCCGAAGTTGCTGGCAGATTTTCAGCGCCATATCGAACACTTTGCAGAGGAAGGGCCGCTGGTGATTGGCGGCAAATCCATGGGAGGCCGGATGGCCAGCCTGATGGTGACTGAAGTGGCCGATGAAGCTCCGGATGCTGCCAATTGCAGGGAGAAAGTGCTGGGCGTGGCCTGTCTGGGCTTTCCGTTTCATCCGCCGGGCAAACCGGAAAATTTCCGGGGCGAACACCTGAAAACCATTGAAGTGCCAACCCTGATCCTGCAGGGAGAGCGCGATACCTTCGGCACGCGCAGCGAGGTGGAAGGCTGGACCTATGCTGAATCGGTCACCCTTTCATTTCTGCCGGATGGTGATCACAGCCTGAAACCACGCAAGGCATCCGGACACACAGAAGCTGGAAATCGGCTGATGGCTGTCGAATCACTGGCGGATTTTATTCGGCAGTGCGTGTCCCGTATTTAA
- the csdA gene encoding cysteine desulfurase CsdA, with amino-acid sequence MTVQFDIQAIRAQFPALNQDSDHPIVYLDSAATAQKPLAMIQTLDDYYRHQNANVHRGSHQLTASLTQRFEQARDTVQAFLHARDRKEIVWTRGATEALNLIAQTWARSTLQPGDEILVSELEHHANIVPWQIVAEQTGATVVKTPMKPDCTLDMAAFHELLSAKTRIVAVAHITNVTGTRNPIETMIKAAHAHGAVVVIDGAQGIVHETVDVQALDADFYVFSGHKLFGPSGIGVLYGKQALLEAMPPWHGGGKMVEKVSFDGTRFTGLPGKFEAGTPNISGVIALAETIHWLNRIDREGAEQHVHALRQQALEGIRDIEGLRVIGLQPDASLFSFVVDGVHHQDIATLLDQQNITLRAGNHCAHPMLDALGLTGTLRVSFALYNTEDDVARFVAALHKACDLL; translated from the coding sequence ATGACCGTCCAATTCGACATTCAGGCTATCCGTGCTCAGTTTCCGGCACTGAACCAAGATTCCGATCATCCCATTGTTTACCTGGACAGCGCTGCCACCGCGCAGAAGCCTCTGGCGATGATTCAGACACTGGATGATTACTATCGTCATCAGAACGCGAACGTTCACCGTGGCAGCCACCAGCTGACCGCCAGCCTGACACAGCGTTTTGAACAGGCCCGGGACACCGTACAGGCTTTTCTTCACGCCAGAGACCGAAAGGAAATTGTCTGGACCCGTGGTGCAACAGAAGCGTTGAATCTGATTGCCCAGACGTGGGCACGCAGCACGTTGCAGCCGGGCGATGAGATTCTGGTCAGCGAACTCGAACACCACGCCAATATTGTGCCCTGGCAGATCGTCGCCGAACAGACCGGGGCAACTGTGGTGAAAACTCCGATGAAGCCCGACTGCACGCTGGATATGGCTGCGTTTCATGAGCTGCTGTCGGCAAAAACCCGTATTGTTGCCGTTGCCCATATCACCAATGTAACCGGCACCCGTAACCCGATCGAAACCATGATCAAAGCCGCCCATGCGCATGGTGCCGTCGTAGTGATCGACGGTGCACAGGGCATCGTGCATGAAACCGTAGATGTTCAGGCGCTGGATGCTGACTTTTATGTTTTTTCCGGTCATAAGCTATTTGGTCCGTCCGGCATCGGGGTTCTGTATGGCAAACAGGCCTTACTGGAAGCCATGCCGCCATGGCATGGCGGCGGCAAGATGGTCGAGAAAGTCTCCTTCGATGGCACCCGGTTCACCGGACTGCCGGGAAAATTTGAAGCCGGTACCCCGAATATTTCCGGCGTGATCGCACTGGCCGAGACCATTCACTGGCTGAACCGTATTGACCGTGAAGGTGCCGAGCAGCACGTTCACGCCCTCCGCCAGCAGGCGCTTGAAGGCATACGGGATATTGAAGGACTAAGGGTGATTGGCCTGCAGCCTGATGCTAGCCTGTTCTCTTTCGTCGTCGATGGTGTTCACCATCAGGACATCGCAACCTTGCTGGATCAACAGAATATTACGCTGCGTGCCGGCAACCATTGCGCCCATCCGATGCTGGATGCGCTCGGACTGACCGGGACTCTGCGTGTTTCCTTTGCGCTTTATAATACCGAAGACGATGTTGCCCGTTTTGTTGCGGCGCTGCACAAAGCCTGTGACCTGCTGTAA
- the rlmM gene encoding 23S rRNA (cytidine(2498)-2'-O)-methyltransferase RlmM, which translates to MNQVLLYCRQGFENECAGEVQDKANALELFGFPRAKKNSGYVLFEFYQPGDADKFAQLQPFSQLIFARQMLVVTTRLEDLPADDRISPILAVAETLPRCGDLRVETPDTNEAKELLKFCRKFTVPLRQALRRQGALYVKDNPKKPVLHLCFTEPGCCFLGYSYSNNNSQFFMGIPRLKFPADAPSRSTLKLEEAFHVFIPREEWDERLASGMWGVDLGACPGGWTYQLVKRSMFVHAVDNGQMAQSLMDTGQVKHHMADGFKFEPPRKNVTWLVCDMVEKPARVAHLMGQWLIKGWAKETIFNLKLPMKGRYDEVLQDIENLKVFLIQNGLKFRLQAKHLYHDREEITVHIQALDNRSPH; encoded by the coding sequence GTGAATCAGGTTCTGTTGTACTGCCGTCAGGGCTTTGAAAATGAATGTGCCGGTGAAGTGCAGGATAAAGCCAATGCACTTGAGCTGTTTGGCTTTCCGCGCGCAAAGAAAAATAGCGGTTATGTGCTGTTTGAGTTTTATCAGCCGGGTGATGCCGATAAGTTTGCGCAGCTACAGCCATTTTCACAGCTGATTTTTGCCCGTCAGATGCTGGTCGTCACGACGCGTCTGGAAGATTTGCCGGCCGACGATCGGATCAGTCCGATTCTGGCGGTTGCCGAAACATTACCACGTTGCGGTGATCTGCGGGTTGAAACACCGGACACCAACGAAGCCAAAGAACTGCTGAAATTCTGCCGCAAGTTCACGGTGCCGCTGCGTCAGGCACTGCGTAGGCAGGGTGCGTTGTATGTGAAAGACAATCCGAAGAAACCGGTACTGCATTTGTGCTTTACCGAACCGGGCTGTTGTTTCCTGGGGTACTCCTACAGTAACAACAACTCGCAGTTCTTTATGGGGATCCCGCGGCTGAAATTCCCGGCAGATGCACCCAGCCGTTCAACGCTGAAGCTGGAAGAAGCCTTTCATGTCTTCATTCCGCGTGAGGAGTGGGATGAACGTCTGGCCTCCGGCATGTGGGGTGTCGATCTGGGCGCCTGTCCTGGAGGCTGGACTTATCAGCTGGTCAAACGATCCATGTTTGTTCATGCGGTGGACAACGGACAGATGGCACAGAGCCTGATGGATACCGGTCAGGTGAAACATCATATGGCCGACGGATTTAAGTTTGAGCCGCCACGCAAGAATGTCACCTGGCTGGTGTGCGATATGGTTGAGAAACCTGCCCGGGTGGCGCACCTGATGGGGCAGTGGCTGATCAAAGGCTGGGCCAAAGAAACGATCTTCAACCTGAAGCTGCCGATGAAAGGTCGTTATGATGAGGTGCTGCAGGATATTGAAAACCTGAAGGTCTTTCTGATTCAGAATGGTTTGAAATTCCGCCTGCAGGCGAAGCATCTGTATCACGACCGCGAAGAAATTACGGTCCATATTCAGGCGCTGGACAACCGCAGTCCGCACTAA
- a CDS encoding DUF423 domain-containing protein codes for MQSRSMILFAAVSGAIGVGLGAFAAHGLKAQLSPYLLDVFKTGVDYQLWHSLALFGCGIWARNFSAKALSYAALLFAVGICLFSGSLYLLVLTGVKWFGPVTPLGGLCFILAWLSLAVAAWRSK; via the coding sequence ATGCAAAGCCGCAGCATGATTCTGTTTGCCGCTGTCAGCGGAGCCATAGGTGTGGGTCTGGGGGCTTTTGCTGCCCATGGCCTGAAGGCACAACTGAGCCCGTATTTACTGGACGTTTTTAAGACGGGTGTGGATTACCAGCTATGGCATAGCCTTGCGCTGTTCGGGTGCGGGATTTGGGCACGCAATTTTTCTGCAAAAGCGCTATCATACGCGGCCCTGTTGTTCGCGGTGGGGATTTGCCTGTTCAGTGGCAGCCTCTATTTGCTGGTGCTGACAGGCGTGAAGTGGTTTGGTCCCGTAACACCACTGGGGGGACTGTGTTTTATTCTTGCCTGGCTGTCACTGGCGGTGGCGGCCTGGCGTTCTAAATGA
- a CDS encoding GGDEF domain-containing protein produces the protein MNCRDWLFSILFCFLTALPVQAKIYATPILADADLLLETSPEKALEITNRYLSQRQMSIPVDSSRVHVSEETDHSIRTPLSTINALQIKARALSLLNRQPEAIQIIREAEALAISNEFSYTLLETQLIHADILWQGLGDATSASDLLNKTDQAIAGDEKLQRSEQVKVLQYHLLMLRADIESTLGDERKAEKMFTRAKRDLSELNEPKEEINFLLSHGRHYLRHQHYDLALDRLLSGYWLAQEQEDHGKVAVANLELGTLYEERKVFDKALEHATQAGEFFEHFNRTIPLARTLALIASIYEQQGRYNLALVHYFNALDQENQLRLQPRSARLRLSIARVYLKLYNYPKTEQYLHHARQLAQESDDEITLIQSQLLQGQLELAEERTPQAISTIQSALLAASRLQKPQPALQMMGEASLSAAFEKQKDYYNALLSQRRYEQLQASMQENQVKSNVEVFRQQQRIMARSLKLEELERQQFEQEKALYQQKNLTTVLLIGLLLSLLLLWYRNRSAHQWRRRLKLLRDEFYTHPRSGLRNLRMLNARLSNSLQQSSAHFEQWHLGEIINEPLSDRLRFALFEVPLLKHVYLQHGYQQGLALEREFGDYLNAQICEPARLYHFSDAMFLYIEPNSRLESAPKQLADSIQQLVDHFMAEKQLDSRVRIGMAEYPFLPRAYTAINDQELIDILLMATQAARQISKAESGSQWVHLSAIDAAPAASFAGDNIRHACIQGMDKGLVKVQTSSQQEYDWSKHL, from the coding sequence ATGAACTGTCGTGACTGGCTCTTCAGCATTCTGTTCTGCTTTCTGACTGCCCTGCCCGTGCAGGCAAAAATCTATGCCACCCCGATTCTGGCCGATGCAGACCTGCTGCTGGAAACCAGCCCTGAAAAAGCGCTGGAAATTACCAACCGCTACCTGAGCCAGCGTCAGATGAGCATCCCTGTCGACAGTTCGCGCGTACATGTAAGCGAAGAAACCGACCATTCTATCCGCACCCCTCTCAGTACTATTAATGCGCTCCAGATTAAAGCCAGAGCATTGTCCCTGCTGAACCGGCAACCCGAAGCCATTCAGATCATCCGGGAAGCCGAGGCACTGGCGATCAGCAATGAATTCAGCTACACCCTGCTGGAAACTCAGCTGATCCATGCCGACATTCTCTGGCAGGGACTCGGCGATGCCACCTCTGCGAGCGACCTGCTGAACAAAACGGACCAGGCGATTGCCGGTGATGAAAAGCTCCAGCGCAGTGAGCAGGTGAAAGTCCTGCAGTACCATCTGCTGATGCTTCGCGCAGATATTGAATCCACGCTGGGCGATGAACGCAAAGCCGAAAAAATGTTTACCCGCGCCAAGCGTGATCTGTCTGAACTGAATGAGCCCAAAGAAGAAATCAACTTCCTGCTGAGCCACGGCCGTCATTATCTGAGGCATCAGCATTATGATCTGGCGCTGGACCGTCTGCTCAGTGGTTACTGGCTGGCTCAGGAACAGGAAGACCACGGCAAAGTGGCCGTGGCCAACCTGGAACTGGGAACGCTCTATGAAGAGCGGAAAGTCTTCGACAAAGCGCTGGAACACGCCACTCAGGCGGGAGAATTTTTTGAGCACTTTAACCGAACGATTCCGCTGGCAAGAACTCTGGCACTGATCGCCAGTATCTATGAACAGCAAGGCCGCTACAATTTGGCGCTGGTGCACTATTTCAATGCACTGGATCAGGAAAATCAGCTGCGTCTGCAGCCTCGTTCAGCCCGTCTGCGCCTGAGTATCGCCCGGGTCTATCTGAAACTGTATAACTACCCCAAAACCGAACAATACCTCCATCATGCCCGGCAACTGGCTCAAGAAAGCGATGATGAGATCACCCTGATTCAGTCTCAGTTACTCCAGGGTCAGCTTGAACTGGCTGAAGAAAGAACGCCGCAGGCAATTTCGACCATCCAGTCGGCTCTGCTTGCTGCCAGCCGCCTGCAGAAACCCCAGCCCGCACTGCAAATGATGGGGGAAGCCAGCCTGTCTGCAGCCTTTGAAAAACAAAAAGACTATTACAATGCTCTGCTCAGCCAGCGCCGCTATGAGCAGCTGCAAGCCTCCATGCAGGAAAATCAGGTCAAAAGTAATGTCGAAGTGTTTCGTCAGCAGCAGCGGATTATGGCGCGCTCGCTGAAACTCGAAGAACTCGAGCGTCAACAGTTTGAACAGGAAAAGGCGCTGTATCAGCAGAAAAACCTGACTACCGTCTTACTGATCGGCTTATTGCTTTCCCTGCTGCTGCTCTGGTATCGCAATCGTTCCGCACATCAGTGGCGTCGCCGCCTCAAGCTGTTACGTGATGAATTCTACACGCACCCGCGCAGCGGTCTGCGCAATCTGCGAATGCTCAATGCAAGACTGTCGAACTCATTGCAGCAAAGCAGCGCCCATTTTGAACAATGGCATCTGGGCGAAATCATCAATGAGCCCCTGAGTGACCGGCTCCGCTTTGCGCTGTTTGAAGTACCGCTACTCAAACATGTCTATTTGCAGCATGGCTATCAGCAGGGACTGGCACTGGAACGCGAGTTCGGTGACTACCTGAATGCCCAGATTTGCGAACCCGCACGCCTGTACCATTTCTCTGATGCCATGTTTTTATATATTGAGCCGAATTCGCGACTGGAAAGTGCGCCCAAACAGCTGGCCGATTCCATTCAGCAACTGGTCGATCATTTCATGGCTGAAAAACAGCTCGACAGCCGGGTTCGCATCGGCATGGCGGAATATCCGTTTCTGCCCCGCGCCTATACGGCCATCAATGACCAGGAGCTGATTGATATTCTGCTGATGGCCACCCAGGCCGCCCGTCAAATCAGTAAAGCCGAGTCGGGCAGCCAGTGGGTGCATCTGAGTGCCATCGATGCCGCACCTGCCGCCAGCTTTGCCGGAGACAATATTCGTCATGCCTGCATTCAGGGAATGGATAAGGGACTGGTCAAAGTTCAGACATCTTCCCAGCAGGAATATGACTGGAGCAAACACCTCTGA
- the ppnN gene encoding nucleotide 5'-monophosphate nucleosidase PpnN, which yields MITHISPVGAMTLLSQLEVERLKATAASDLYRLYRNCSLAVLNSGSHSDDSSALLERHKSFDINVLRRERGIKLELKDPPEHAFVDGKIIRGIQEHLFAVLRDIIYVNVHVQQRNDLNLTSAPHITNFIFSILRNAQTVRSREDPSIIVCWGGHSINPEEYQYTRDVGHQLGLREMNICTGCGPGAMEGPMKGAAIGHAQQRYGKSRFIGLTEPSIIAAEPPNPIVNELVIMPDIEKRLEAFVRVGHGIVIFPGGAGTAEELLYIIGILMHPDNQDQPLPVVLTGPKSSELYFRTLDNFIRDTLGEEAAKLYQIVIDDPAQVARIMKAAMPLTKEHRQETGDAYCYNWSLKIPPEFQLPFEPTHEAMGSLDLQLNQRPEQLAANLRRAFSGIVAGNVKEEGIREIERKGPFLINGDPSLMKRMDKLLKSFVAQQRMKLPGSEYIPCYRILTHPDMVK from the coding sequence ATGATTACACATATCAGTCCGGTTGGGGCAATGACACTGCTATCGCAACTGGAAGTCGAAAGGCTGAAAGCGACCGCAGCCAGCGATCTCTATCGCCTGTACCGCAACTGTTCGCTGGCTGTCCTGAACTCAGGGAGCCACAGCGATGATTCCAGTGCCCTGCTGGAAAGACACAAATCCTTTGACATTAACGTCCTCCGAAGAGAGCGCGGCATCAAACTCGAACTGAAAGATCCGCCAGAGCATGCTTTCGTCGATGGCAAGATCATTCGCGGTATTCAGGAACACCTGTTTGCCGTCTTGAGGGATATCATTTACGTCAACGTACACGTTCAACAACGCAATGATCTGAATCTGACCAGTGCGCCGCATATTACGAATTTTATCTTCAGTATCCTGCGTAACGCCCAGACGGTCCGGTCACGTGAAGATCCCAGTATTATCGTTTGCTGGGGCGGCCACTCCATTAATCCTGAAGAGTACCAGTACACCCGGGATGTCGGCCATCAGCTGGGGCTGCGTGAAATGAATATCTGCACCGGCTGCGGCCCCGGTGCCATGGAGGGTCCGATGAAAGGTGCCGCGATCGGCCATGCCCAGCAACGTTACGGCAAAAGCCGTTTTATCGGCCTGACGGAACCTTCAATTATTGCAGCCGAACCGCCAAACCCGATTGTGAACGAACTGGTCATTATGCCGGATATCGAAAAACGTCTGGAAGCTTTTGTCCGGGTTGGCCACGGGATTGTCATCTTCCCTGGTGGTGCCGGGACCGCCGAAGAGCTTCTCTATATCATCGGGATCCTGATGCACCCCGATAATCAGGATCAACCATTGCCAGTGGTGCTGACCGGGCCGAAGAGCAGCGAACTCTATTTCAGAACGCTCGACAACTTTATCCGCGATACGCTGGGAGAAGAAGCAGCCAAACTATATCAAATCGTGATTGATGATCCGGCGCAGGTGGCCCGTATCATGAAAGCAGCAATGCCGCTGACCAAGGAACACCGCCAGGAAACCGGCGATGCGTACTGTTATAACTGGTCACTGAAAATTCCGCCGGAATTTCAGCTACCGTTTGAGCCGACACATGAAGCCATGGGAAGTCTGGATCTGCAACTTAACCAGCGTCCGGAACAACTGGCAGCGAATTTGCGCCGAGCCTTTTCCGGGATTGTGGCGGGAAATGTCAAAGAAGAAGGGATCCGGGAAATCGAGCGCAAAGGACCCTTTTTAATCAACGGCGACCCGTCGCTGATGAAACGTATGGACAAACTACTGAAAAGTTTCGTCGCCCAGCAACGTATGAAACTGCCCGGCAGCGAGTACATTCCCTGTTATCGCATCCTCACCCACCCCGACATGGTGAAATAA
- the xni gene encoding flap endonuclease Xni translates to MSIHLVVIDALNLIRRVHAAQPGEPDIASTSKVCCQALSKIIAVSQPTHIVAVFDHHGDDRGWRAELLPGYKEGRKPMPAELQTGMAQIQDDFMALGVDSLLSDGDEADDLIATLALKVADHGGQVTIVSTDKGYCQLLRPTVMIRDYFQQRWLDSPFIEKEFGVRPEQLPDYWGLAGISSSKIPGVPGIGPKAACELLRQYPDLESILTAADLPEKWRKKIEPAQDSARASKAVARLKTDLQLGFNLQDIRYQTAG, encoded by the coding sequence ATGTCTATACATCTTGTCGTCATTGATGCCCTCAACCTGATCCGCCGTGTTCACGCCGCCCAACCCGGCGAGCCGGACATCGCAAGCACCAGTAAAGTCTGCTGCCAGGCACTGAGTAAAATTATTGCTGTCAGTCAGCCGACCCACATTGTGGCGGTATTTGACCACCATGGAGACGACAGAGGCTGGCGTGCCGAATTGCTGCCCGGCTACAAAGAAGGCCGCAAACCAATGCCGGCTGAGCTTCAGACGGGTATGGCGCAGATTCAGGATGATTTTATGGCACTTGGCGTCGACTCATTGCTGTCCGACGGCGATGAAGCCGACGATCTGATTGCGACGCTGGCGCTGAAAGTCGCCGATCACGGCGGCCAGGTGACGATCGTATCCACCGATAAGGGCTACTGCCAGCTGTTACGCCCAACCGTAATGATCCGGGATTACTTCCAGCAACGCTGGCTCGACAGCCCGTTCATTGAAAAAGAATTTGGCGTGCGTCCGGAGCAACTGCCGGATTACTGGGGACTGGCCGGGATCAGCTCCAGTAAAATCCCGGGCGTTCCGGGCATCGGGCCGAAAGCTGCCTGTGAACTGCTACGACAGTATCCGGATCTGGAAAGCATTCTAACGGCAGCGGATCTGCCGGAGAAATGGCGTAAGAAAATTGAACCTGCTCAGGACAGTGCCAGAGCAAGCAAAGCCGTTGCACGGCTGAAAACCGACTTGCAGCTGGGCTTTAATTTACAGGATATCCGATATCAGACGGCGGGCTGA
- a CDS encoding diguanylate cyclase domain-containing protein codes for MATNVDAASEVSKLKLRLDQAQLSYRDASLKSRREIVILKRLIARMAVACRGLDVDLDKRLETLRRDLEQNKDISKIVPHLAQVERLLLRQTPTHTTIERLAGLIQQSSESLKRIPALPVQLKRDLHDLLSQSPASLNHSHQQITQLFGLYDRALKLLTVPVSVERESLTKDSDLHRKLCHELQQIITELDAEGESGEQLLTIRHQLLKGVTTLSLVELCLEVLRLALDAFVSERRHAQKFLDVISGDLAALEQTTRQAVEQGLALYNHRSELTSELGQLSDRFHQALAQHSNLENWRSAAQDLDQSFRHLVERQRALENREQSLLEQLHYHQSRAEQLYQQTQDQHRQIEDLQRRIFQDPLTRVYNRAAFQDRLEHEYRRWIRYQHPLCLAVVNLDHFSELNDNYGFQAGDKVLRIIARTLRQQLRDTDFIARVSNDEFMLILPEMTETERHRRLSNIRESIFQLPFRFREKNVSVTASMGATLFDDNDTPSSVIERSQKALSSAKNAGRNHLIWIA; via the coding sequence GTGGCAACGAATGTTGACGCAGCTTCTGAAGTGAGTAAGTTGAAGCTGCGCTTGGATCAGGCTCAATTGTCATATCGCGATGCGTCGTTAAAGTCACGTCGTGAGATCGTCATTTTAAAGCGTCTGATTGCCCGTATGGCTGTCGCCTGCCGAGGACTGGATGTCGACCTGGACAAGCGTCTGGAAACATTGCGCCGGGATCTGGAGCAGAACAAAGACATCAGTAAAATTGTGCCGCATCTGGCACAGGTGGAACGCCTTTTGCTGCGGCAAACGCCAACCCATACAACCATAGAACGGCTGGCGGGCCTGATACAGCAAAGTTCCGAGAGTCTGAAACGCATTCCTGCCCTGCCGGTTCAGCTCAAACGCGACCTTCATGATTTACTCTCCCAGTCACCCGCTTCACTGAACCACAGCCACCAGCAAATTACTCAACTGTTCGGCCTGTACGACCGTGCTCTGAAGCTCCTGACCGTTCCGGTCAGTGTCGAGCGGGAGTCGCTCACCAAAGACAGTGACCTGCACCGGAAGCTCTGTCATGAGCTGCAGCAAATCATTACTGAGCTGGATGCGGAAGGGGAATCTGGTGAGCAGCTCCTGACCATCCGTCATCAGTTGCTCAAAGGCGTGACCACCCTTTCCCTGGTTGAACTCTGCCTGGAAGTACTCCGCCTGGCACTGGATGCATTTGTCAGTGAAAGACGCCATGCGCAGAAGTTTCTGGATGTGATCAGCGGCGATCTGGCTGCGCTGGAACAGACCACCCGCCAGGCTGTTGAACAAGGGTTAGCACTGTACAATCACCGCTCGGAACTGACTTCTGAGCTGGGACAACTGTCCGATCGCTTCCATCAGGCTCTGGCCCAGCACAGCAATCTGGAAAACTGGCGCAGTGCCGCGCAGGATTTGGATCAGTCTTTCAGACATCTGGTTGAGCGCCAGCGTGCCCTGGAAAACCGCGAACAATCCTTACTGGAGCAGCTGCACTATCATCAGAGCCGTGCAGAACAACTCTATCAGCAGACACAGGATCAGCACCGACAGATTGAAGATCTGCAGCGACGGATATTTCAGGACCCGCTGACCCGGGTCTACAACCGGGCCGCCTTCCAGGATCGTCTGGAACATGAATACCGTCGGTGGATTCGCTATCAGCATCCGCTCTGCCTGGCCGTGGTCAATCTGGACCACTTCAGCGAACTGAATGACAACTATGGTTTCCAGGCCGGTGATAAAGTCCTCAGAATCATTGCCCGGACACTGCGCCAGCAGTTAAGGGACACCGACTTTATCGCCCGGGTCAGCAACGATGAATTCATGCTGATCCTGCCGGAAATGACAGAAACGGAAAGGCATCGCCGCTTATCGAACATTCGCGAAAGCATCTTCCAGTTACCCTTCCGTTTTCGCGAAAAAAATGTTTCGGTCACGGCATCTATGGGGGCCACCCTGTTTGATGACAACGACACGCCGAGCAGCGTGATCGAACGCAGCCAGAAAGCGCTGAGCAGTGCCAAAAATGCTGGCCGGAATCACCTGATCTGGATTGCTTAA